Proteins from one Homalodisca vitripennis isolate AUS2020 chromosome 3, UT_GWSS_2.1, whole genome shotgun sequence genomic window:
- the LOC124358716 gene encoding uncharacterized protein LOC124358716 yields the protein MQSSARVVTLLFLLSAAVSAAEDAEATTSVVGEEPKQSETKDSTPKEDEQSTRSPEKRGLFRLTGVHGENFQPYNFVYPIPQQMAGYQQPSVNQQYDPRAAGVAGSPKYEQTYVKITPSVGYSAQPTYQQPIILPSASSPYSSPYVAPTTMILLMVPPHPGNPYGSLMLVPSNNIFPQYTPNHILPYQASSRVNVQLVPQFIPIPVKYGQTSSLPAAHYKGAEFLQKPQHVSQQYLSSQNSQSYQDQPGSSEEQDSQSTMSPNYGGRVRPLDQYVKG from the coding sequence TTTCTGCTAAGCGCAGCGGTGTCTGCTGCAGAGGATGCTGAAGCCACAACCTCGGTGGTGGGGGAGGAGCCAAAACAGTCCGAAACCAAAGATTCAACTCCAAAAGAAGATGAGCAATCAACGAGAAGCCCGGAGAAGCGGGGTCTCTTCAGGCTAACCGGGGTTCACGGAGAGAACTTTCAACCCTACAACTTCGTGTATCCTATACCGCAGCAGATGGCAGGATACCAACAACCTTCCGTGAACCAGCAGTACGATCCTAGAGCTGCGGGGGTGGCGGGCTCACCCAAGTACGAGCAGACTTATGTCAAGATCACACCCAGTGTAGGGTACAGTGCCCAGCCGACTTATCAGCAACCCATCATCCTACCATCCGCCTCCTCACCCTACTCCTCTCCCTACGTCGCTCCGACAACAATGATCCTTCTCATGGTGCCTCCCCACCCAGGAAACCCTTACGGCTCCTTGATGCTGGTTCCAAGTAACAATATCTTCCCACAGTACACCCCGAATCACATCCTCCCCTATCAAGCTTCCAGCCGGGTAAATGTACAACTCGTGCCACAATTTATCCCTATCCCAGTAAAGTACGGCCAGACCTCCAGCTTGCCCGCGGCGCATTACAAGGGTGCCGAGTTCCTCCAGAAGCCCCAACATGTAAGCCAGCAGTACCTGAGCTCTCAGAACTCTCAGAGCTACCAGGACCAGCCAGGATCCTCTGAAGAGCAGGATTCACAGTCCACTATGTCTCCAAACTACGGTGGCAGAGTGCGTCCCTTGGACCAGTATGTCAAAGGGTAG